One region of Coregonus clupeaformis isolate EN_2021a chromosome 31, ASM2061545v1, whole genome shotgun sequence genomic DNA includes:
- the dusp27 gene encoding serine/threonine/tyrosine-interacting-like protein 2, translating into MASPSEGDQTVPDGESEEEATNVKSIQSHYLRCPSPSSFSMISESRFSMISGSDAESIYMEPIHLSSAIAAKQIINEELPQRGITAESTPDSMLETAEQLMVEDLYNRVKDMIDDRSPYNTPCVMDIQRAMVQDRLEAPNNPVDEVWNNIFIAEKSVAVNKARLKRMGITHILNAAHGTGVYTGEAFYAGMNIGYMGIEVDDFAESDISPHFRTCAEFLDEALLTHKGKVLVSSMMGESRSAVLVAAYLMIFQHMTIMEALTALRKKRPINPNEGFLKQLRQFNETLLEERDDDDDTLSQCSVIDAHARAHLFDNEESMIGVKAHPIMMEEEEDSQSVMSSVASSAAAAALRASVFRGQQTGLEQAETTEDLVLPGKDGGDGGDEDSMSMIREWQRRNEKYQSEEWWEQQLMSEAGDEESLLGGMRGPGAPGDEDLESVTSEDVQAMKERLKRRPRRAPSDSVSTASCSSYSDLWKQRLKEIEEQAAARYRKKDDDNDSESTATEGTEKKKKTIEDDVESVLSDTSSMYNFCKRNKENLTPLERWRVKRIQFGWNKNDEGREGEKRAEGAGGSGEQGEGDAEARTLALADVNLTAYQTWKMKQAKRLGEDNKATKDDIVEMSRGEDSATAKRKQRREELLERSRKTLEESQSMCGWETESSMSGSTLPLSAFFAQPGSSQAGSIANDDNMSMLSGRSSVSQAHSTRSQASMGPGIPQGIPQVPMIPVPTMQGPGGEPMVDLSSIQNWIANVVSETLIQKEREMSLPPSQAGSVLSFGGASSVVGPARRGLDDDKASMLSGASYSSSLDHHGVGADRAKSVLSGRSTASSTSNLSSVSSLGSRRSKITSTSVPLYSLFADQVNLQKLDSMDKQMQSEMRDKMASYGVKKIAEDNKRSTLYKKKKPKDEGEEEEEKEDDYLTGKTSFPPATAKKKAPTRSYGLSGCLNLSTALEKEKNTSVDEWLTNVMPPSRKPASYSAEDEADPGPSASEYNFGGRRDSFAEAEEEEYEVASRYRSRFQADTESRVLGEFSSNGMDSSSYRARRSYATTEEEEEEEESYTSKRKFTHHSQYESGGETEGRIGRKEEKEEEEDVDSFLSQLRQRSRARAEAEMQDDDVVAAWRAQQQSKSNGYKSSDS; encoded by the exons AGCTCCCACAACGGGGTATCACGGCAGAGAGTACCCCAGACAGCATGCTGGAGACAGCGGAACAGCTGATGGTGGAGGACCTGTACAACCGGGTGAAGGACATGATCGACGACCGCAGCCCCTATAACACCCCCTGTGTGATGGACATCCAGCGGGCCATGGTACAGGACCGCCTGGAGGCCCCCAACAACCCCGTGGACGAGGTGTGGAACAACATATTCATCGCTGAGAA ATCTGTGGCTGTCAATAAAGCTCGTCTGAAGCGCATGGGCATCACCCACATCTTGAACGCTGCCCACGGCACCGGGGTCTACACCGGGGAGGCCTTCTACGCTGGCATGAACATCGGCTACATGGGTATCGAGGTAGATGACTTTGCAGAGTCTGACATCTCCCCTCACTTCAGAACCTGCGCTGAGTTCCTGGATGAGGCCCTGTTGACACACAAGG GCAAGGTCCTAGTGTCCTCCATGATGGGCGAGAGCCGCTCCGCTGTGCTGGTGGCCGCCTACCTCATGATTTTCCAACACATGACCATCATGGAGGCACTGACTGCCCTGAGGAAGAAGCGGCCCATCAACCCCAACGAGGGCTTCCTGAAGCAGCTGCGTCAGTTCAACGAGACGCTACTAGAGGAGCGTGACGACGACGACGACACCCTCAGCCAGTGCTCCGTCATCGACGCCCACGCCCGCGCCCACCTGTTCGACAACGAGGAGAGCATGATAGGTGTGAAGGCCCACCCTATcatgatggaggaggaggaggacagccaAAGCGTGATGAGTAGCGTGGCCTCGTCCGCCGCAGCCGCCGCCCTTAGGGCCAGTGTTTTCAGAGGGCAACAGACGGGGCTGGAACAGGCAGAGACGACGGAGGACCTTGTCCTGCCTGGAAAAGACGGTGGCGACGGTGGGGATGAAGACAGCATGAGCATGATCCGCGAGTGGCAGAGGAGGAACGAGAAGTACCAGAGCGAGGAGTGGTGGGAGCAACAGCTGATGAGCGAGGCTGGGGACGAGGAGTCTCTCCTGGGGGGCATGCGGGGTCCTGGGGCACCAGGGGACGAGGACCTGGAGAGCGTGACCAGCGAGGACGTCCAGGCCATGAAGGAGCGCCTGAAGCGGCGCCCGCGGCGCGCCCCCTCAGACTCAGTGTCCACGGCCAGCTGCAGCAGCTACTCTGACCTGTGGAAGCAGCGTCTGAAGGAGATTGAGGAGCAGGCGGCGGCACGCTACCGCAAGAAGGACGATGACAACGACAGTGAGAGCACGGCGACGGAGGGGAcagaaaagaagaagaagacaatcgAGGACGACGTGGAGAGCGTGCTCTCGGACACCAGCTCCATGTACAACTTCTGCAAGAGGAACAAGGAGAACCTAACTCCCCTGGAGCGCTGGAGGGTGAAGAGGATCCAGTTTGGCTGGAATAAGAacgatgaagggagggagggggagaaaagaGCCGAGGGTGCAGGGGGCAGTGGGGAGCAGGGAGAGGGCGATGCTGAGGCCCGCACCCTGGCACTGGCGGACGTCAACCTCACAGCCTACCAGACCTGGAAAATGAAGCAGGCGAAGCGGCTTGGAGAGGACAACAAGGCAACAAAAGATGACATTGTGGAGATGAGCCGCGGCGAGGACTCGGCCACAGCCAAGAGGAAACAGAGGCGGGAGGAGCTCCTGGAGCGCTCGCGGAAGACGCTGGAGGAGAGTCAGTCCATGTGTGGCTGGGAGACGGAGAGCTCCATGAGCGGAAGCACCCTTCCGCTCTCTGCCTTCTTCGCCCAGCCCGGCAGCTCGCAAGCTGGAAGCATTGCCAATGATGACAACATGTCCATGTTGAGTGGTAGGTCTTCTGTATCCCAAGCCCACAGCACCAGATCCCAGGCCTCCATGGGcccaggaattccccagggcattCCCCAAGTCCCCATGATCCCTGTGCCCACAATGCAGGGACCTGGTGGGGAGCCCATGGTCGACCTGTCCAGCATTCAGAACTGGATCGCCAATGTGGTGTCCGAGACCCTCATCCAGAAGGAGCGTGAGATGAGCCTCCCCCCGTCCCAGGCTGGATCGGTGCTCAGTTTTGGTGGGGCATCCAGCGTGGTGGGGCCAGCAAGACGTGGCCTGGACGATGACAAGGCTTCTATGCTGAGTGGAGCGTCCTATTCGAGCTCGCTGGACCATCACGGTGTCGGTGCTGACAGGGCCAAGTCTGTGCTCTCCGGTAGAAGTACTGCTTCTTCTACCAGTAACCTCTCCAGCGTCTCCAGTCTGGGCTCCCGCAGGAGCAAGATCACCTCCACCAGCGTGCCCCTCTACAGCCTCTTCGCGGACCAGGTCAACCTCCAGAAGCTGGACTCCATGGACAAGCAGATGCAGTCGGAGATGAGGGACAAGATGGCCTCCTACGGGGTGAAGAAGATCGCCGAAGATAATAAGCGCAGCACACTCTACAAGAAGAAGAAGCCCAAGGacgagggtgaagaggaggaagagaaggaggatgaCTATTTAACAGGAAAGACGTCTTTCCCACCTGCCACAGCGAAAAAGAAAGCACCTACGCGAAGCTATGGCCTCTCGGGCTGCCTAAATCTTTCCACCGCTCTGGAGAAAGAAAAGAACACCAGCGTTGACGAATGGCTAACCAACGTCATGCCTCCTTCGAGGAAACCAGCGTCCTATAGTGCAGAAGACGAGGCTGATCCAGGGCCATCTGCCTCTGAGTATAACTTCGGAGGCCGGAGGGACTCGTTTGCGGAGGCAGAAGAGGAGGAGTATGAAGTCGCATCCAGATATCGCTCCAGATTCCAGGCAGACACAGAGTCACGTGTACTTGGCGAATTCTCTTCCAACGGCATGGATTCCAGCAGCTACAGGGCTAGAAGATCCTACGCAAccactgaggaagaggaggaagaagaggagagttATACATCAAAGAGGAAGTTCACTCATCATTCACAATATGAGAGTggaggggaaacagaggggaggataggaaggaaggaggaaaaggaggaggaagaagatgtCGACAGTTTCCTCAGCCAGCTTAGGCAGAGGTCTCGGGCTCGGGCTGAGGCAGAAATGCAGGATGATGATGTCGTAGCCGCTTGGAGGGCACAACAACAATCAAAGTCAAATGGTTACAAAAGCAGTGACTCTTAA